From the Malus domestica chromosome 17, GDT2T_hap1 genome, one window contains:
- the LOC103404341 gene encoding peptidyl-prolyl cis-trans isomerase CYP38, chloroplastic isoform X1 gives MAALLSCPYSAASPASSSSTKFFSRHRTPFPISHNHLATRLSLPLPIQCQIHDEQQKGKSFSIKECAISIALAVGLVTGVPASDWCSNAYAAANPVVPDLAVLISGPPIKDPGALLRYALPIDNKAIREVQKPLEDITESLKVAGVKALDSAERNLRQASRALTQGKSLVVSGLAESKKEHGVELLGKLEAGMKELQQIVEDRNRDEVAAKQKELLQYVGGVEEDMVDGFPYQVPEEYQSMPLLKGRATVDMKVKVKDNPSLSDCVFRIVLDGYNAPVTAGNFVDLVERHFYDGMEIQRADGFVVQTGDPEGPAEGFIDPSTEKTRAIPLEITVEGEKLPFYGETLEELGLYKAQTKLPFNAFGTMAMARDEFEDNSASSQVFWLLKESELTPSNSNILDGRYSVFGYVTQNEDFLADLKVGDVIESIQVVSGLENLANPSYKIAG, from the exons ATGGCAGCCCTCCTCTCCTGCCCCTACTCTGCTGCTTCTCcagcttcctcctcctccaccaaaTTCTTCAGCCGCCACCGCACTCCCTTCCCAATTTCCCACAACCACCTTGCCACCCGCCTTTCCTTGCCACTCCCTATTCAATGCCAGATCCACGACGAACAG CAGAAAGGGAAGTCATTCTCCATCAAGGAGTGCGCGATTTCAATAGCGTTGGCGGTGGGATTAGTGACAGGAGTTCCTGCATCGGATTGGTGTAGCAATGCCTATGCGGCGGCTAATCCAGTGGTGCCTGATCTGGCTGTACTGATCTCTGGACCGCCGATAAAGGACCCGGGGGCATTGCTGAGATATGCCCTGCCTATTGATAACAAAGCTATCAGGGAAGTACAGAAACCGCTTGAAGATATCACCGAGAGTCTCAAGGTAGCTGGGGTCAAAGCACTCGATTCCGCTGAAAGG AATTTGAGGCAGGCGTCTAGAGCACTGACGCAGGGGAAGTCTTTAGTTGTATCTGGATTAGCTGAATCGAAGAAGGAACACGGAGTTGAATTGCTTGGCAAGCTGGAAGCTGGAATGAAGGAGCTTCAGCAGATTGTGGAGGATAGAAATAGAGATGAAGTAGCAGCAAAACAGAAGGAGCTACTTCAATATGTTGGGGG TGTTGAAGAGGATATGGTGGACGGATTCCCTTACCAAGTGCCTGAAGAATACCAAAGCATGCCTCTGTTGAAGGGGAGAGCGACGGTGGATATGAAGGTCAAGGTTAAGGACAATCCCAGCCTTTCTGATTGTGTCTTCCGTATCGTTCTTGATGGTTACAACGCCCCTGTAACTGCCGGGAACTTTGTAGATTTGGTGGAACGACACTTCTATGACGGCATGGAAATCCAACGAG CGGATGGTTTTGTTGTACAAACTGGTGACCCTGAAGGACCTGCAGAGGGTTTCATAGATCCAAGTACAGAGAAAACCAGGGCAATACCATTAGAAATCACGGTCGAGGGAGAGAAATTACCTTTTTATGGAGAAACCTTGGAA GAGCTCGGGCTATACAAGGCACAAACAAAGCTTCCGTTCAATGCGTTCGGAACAATGGCTATGGCGAGAGAT GAATTTGAGGACAATTCTGCTTCCAGCCAAGTGTTCTGGCTGCTCAAGGAAAGTGAGCTAACTCCAAGCAATTCCAACATATTGGATGGTAGGTACTCGGTGTTTGGATATGTCACACAGAACGAAGACTTCTTGGCAGATTTGAAAGTTGGTGACGTTATAGAATCGATCCAAGTGGTGTCTGGCCTGGAAAATCTTGCCAATCCGAGCTACAAGATTGCTGGCTAG
- the LOC103404343 gene encoding uncharacterized protein At4g28440-like, whose amino-acid sequence MAETRPAKRKPVFKKVDQLKPDTKGHTLVVKVVSSKMVMQKARPDGIQVRQVRIAECLVGDETGTIIFTARNDQVDLMTTGATVILRNAKIDMFKGSMRLAVDKWGRVEVTEPASFSVKEDNNLSLVEYELINVNELVNPGAGEVVNAV is encoded by the exons ATGGCGGAAACAAGACCGGCAAAGAGGAAACCCGTCTTCAAGAAGGTTGATCAGCTGAAACCGGACACCAAGGGACATACCTTGGTCGTGAAGGTTGTTAGCTCGAAGATGGTAATGCAGAAGGCCCGTCCTGATGGAATCCAAGTTCGTCAGGTGAGGATCGCGGAATGCTTGGTTGGAGATGAAACCGGAACCATCATTTTCACTGCCAGAAATGATCAAG TTGACTTGATGACAACCGGTGCAACAGTAATCCTGCGCAACGCGAAAATAGACATGTTCAAGGGTTCTATGAGGCTTGCTGTGGACAAATGGGGTCGAGTTGAAGTAACCGAACCTGCCAGCTTCTCTGTGAAGGAAGATAACAACTTGTCACTAGTGGAATATGAGCTGATCAATGTTAATGAACTGGTTAATCCTGGTGCTGGTGAAGTGGTTAACGCTGTTTGA
- the LOC103404344 gene encoding formate dehydrogenase, mitochondrial: MASKGVIASAVRALASSGSSASSTTFTRHLHASGGSKKIVGVFYKANEYAELNPNFLGSQERALGIRDWLESQGHEYIVTDDKEGPNCELEKHIEDLHVLITTPFHPAYVTAERIKKAKNLELLLTAGIGSDHIDLKAAAAAGLTVAEVTGSNVVSVAEDELMRILILVRNFVPGYQQIVTGEWNVAGIAHRAYDLEGKTVGTVGAGRIGRLLLQRLKPFNCNLLYHDRVKIDPELEQQTGAKFEEDLDAMLPKCDVIVVNTPLTEKTRGLFDKERIAKCKKGVLIVNNARGAIMDTQAVVDACSSGHIAGYSGDVWNPQPAPKDHPWRYMPNHAMTPHISGTTIDAQLRYAAGTKDMLDRYFKGEEFPAQNYIVKDGKLASQYQ; the protein is encoded by the exons ATGGCGAGTAAGGGTGTGATTGCTTCTGCAGTTCGAGCTCTTGCTTCATCAGGAAGCTCAGCATCATCAACAACTTTCACCAGGCACCTCCAT GCATCTGGTGGAAGCAAAAAGATTGTTGGGGTGTTTTACAAGGCAAATGAGTATGCAGAATTGAACCCCAATTTTCTGGGTTCTCAGGAGAGGGCTTTGGGGATAAGGGACTGGCTGGAATCACAGGGCCACGAGTATATTGTCACTGATGACAAGGAAGGACCAAATTGTG AACTAGAGAAACACATTGAAGATCTTCATGTTCTCATAACAACCCCGTTCCACCCTGCCTATGTCACGGCTGAACGGATCAAAAAGGCCAAGAATTTGGAACTGCTTCTAACCGCTGGAATTGGCTCTGATCACATTGATCTGAAAGCTGCAGCTGCTGCTGGTTTGACAGTGGCAGAGGTCACGGGAAGCAATGTGGTTTCGGTTGCAGAAGACGAGCTCATGAGAATCCTCATTCTCGTCCGCAACTTCGTACCTGGGTATCAGCAGATTGTAACCGGGGAATGGAACGTTGCAGGTATTGCCCACAGAGCTTATGATCTCGAAGGAAAGACAGTGGGGACGGTTGGTGCTGGACGTATTGGTAGGCTTTTGCTCCAAAGGTTGAAGCCCTTCAACTGCAATCTTCTCTATCATGATCGCGTCAAGATTGACCCCGAATTGGAGCAACAGACTGGGGCAAAGTTCGAGGAGGATCTGGATGCAATGCTTCCGAAATGTGATGTTATCGTTGTCAACACACCACTTACTGAAAAAACAAG AGGACTGTTTGACAAAGAAAGAATTGCGAAGTGTAAGAAGGGAGTCCTGATCGTTAACAATGCTCGTGGAGCAATCATGGACACGCAGGCTGTTGTCGATGCTTGCTCCAGCGGACACATTGCAG GTTACAGTGGTGATGTTTGGAACCCACAACCAGCTCCAAAAGACCATCCATGGCGATACATGCCGAACCATGCTATGACCCCTCATATATCCGGTACCACAATTGACGCACAG TTGCGTTATGCTGCTGGGACGAAGGATATGCTTGACAGGTACTTCAAGGGAGAAGAATTTCCAGCACAAAACTACATTGTCAAGGACGGTAAACTAGCAAGCCAGTACCAGTAG
- the LOC103404340 gene encoding bidirectional sugar transporter SWEET6a: MVSAEAARNVVGIIGNVISFGLFLSPVPTFWKIIKKKDTEEFKPDPYMATVLNCLFWIFYGMPFVHPDSTLVVTINAVGLALEVIYLTIFVVYASAKGRKKVGLWLAGEVIFFAAVVLITLLCVHGTKNRSMVVGIICDIFNIIMYSSPLTIMAKVIKTKSVEYMPFYLSLTNFLNGLIWTAYALIKFDIYILISNSLGALSGLVQLVLYAWYYKSTPKDSKDVAGKPTTEVQLSDTATGAARV, from the exons ATGGTGAGCGCTGAAGCAGCAAGAAACGTCGTAGGCATTATCG GGAATGTCATCTCCTTCGGGCTTTTTCTCTCCCCtgt TCCTACATTTTGGAAAATCATTAAGAAGAAGGACACGGAGGAGTTCAAGCCGGACCCTTACATGGCAACAGTACTGAACTGCTTGTTCTGGATCTTCTACGGCATGCCGTTTGTTCACCCTGACAGCACTCTTGTGGTCACCATTAACGCCGTCGGCCTTGCTCTCGAGGTCATCTACCTCACTATCTTCGTCGTTTATGCTTCGGCCAAAGGAAGG AAGAAGGTGGGTTTATGGCTTGCCGGTGAAGTAATCTTCTTCGCCGCGGTGGTTCTGATCACTCTGCTATGCGTGCACGGCACCAAGAACAGGTCTATGGTGGTTGGTATCATCTGCGATATTTTCAACATCATTATGTACTCTTCCCCTCTTACTATCATG GCGAAAGTGATCAAGACCAAGAGTGTCGAGTACATGCCGTTTTACCTCTCACTGACCAACTTCCTCAATGGTTTGATCTGGACCGCTTATGCTCTCATCAAGTTTGACATCTACATCCTG ATTAGCAACAGTCTCGGTGCACTTTCTGGTTTGGTTCAACTCGTTCTTTATGCATGGTACTACAAGTCCACTCCGAAGGACAGTAAGGACGTCGCCGGAAAGCCTACAACAGAAGTGCAGCTCTCTGATACAGCTACTGGAGCAGCTAGAGTCTGA
- the LOC103404341 gene encoding peptidyl-prolyl cis-trans isomerase CYP38, chloroplastic (The RefSeq protein has 7 substitutions compared to this genomic sequence): protein MAALLSCPYSAASPASSSSTKFFSRHRPPFPISHNHLATRRSSPLPIQCQIHNQQKGKSFSIKECAISIALAVGLMTGVPALDWCSNAYAAANPVVPDLAVLISGPPIKDPGALLRYALPIDNKAIREVQKPLEDITESLKVAGVKALDSAERNLRQASRALTQGKSLVVSGLAESKKEHGVELLGKLEAGMKELQQIVEDRNRDEVAAKQKELLQYVGGVEEDMVDGFPYQVPEEYQSMPLLKGRATVDMKVKVKDNPSLSDCVFRIVLDGYNAPVTAGNFVDLVERHFYDGMEIQRADGFVVQTGDPEGPAEGFIDPSTEKTRAIPLEITVEGEKLPFYGETLEELGLYKAQTKLPFNAFGTMAMARDEFEDNSASSQVFWLLKESELTPSNSNILDGRYSVFGYVTQNEDFLADLKVGDVIESIQVVSGLENLANPSYKIAG from the exons ATGGCAGCCCTCCTCTCCTGCCCCTACTCTGCTGCTTCTCcagcttcctcctcctccaccaaaTTCTTCAGCCGCCACCGCACTCCCTTCCCAATTTCCCACAACCACCTTGCCACCCGCCTTTCCTTGCCACTCCCTATTCAATGCCAGATCCACGACGAACAG AAAGGGAAGTCATTCTCCATCAAGGAGTGCGCGATTTCAATAGCGTTGGCGGTGGGATTAGTGACAGGAGTTCCTGCATCGGATTGGTGTAGCAATGCCTATGCGGCGGCTAATCCAGTGGTGCCTGATCTGGCTGTACTGATCTCTGGACCGCCGATAAAGGACCCGGGGGCATTGCTGAGATATGCCCTGCCTATTGATAACAAAGCTATCAGGGAAGTACAGAAACCGCTTGAAGATATCACCGAGAGTCTCAAGGTAGCTGGGGTCAAAGCACTCGATTCCGCTGAAAGG AATTTGAGGCAGGCGTCTAGAGCACTGACGCAGGGGAAGTCTTTAGTTGTATCTGGATTAGCTGAATCGAAGAAGGAACACGGAGTTGAATTGCTTGGCAAGCTGGAAGCTGGAATGAAGGAGCTTCAGCAGATTGTGGAGGATAGAAATAGAGATGAAGTAGCAGCAAAACAGAAGGAGCTACTTCAATATGTTGGGGG TGTTGAAGAGGATATGGTGGACGGATTCCCTTACCAAGTGCCTGAAGAATACCAAAGCATGCCTCTGTTGAAGGGGAGAGCGACGGTGGATATGAAGGTCAAGGTTAAGGACAATCCCAGCCTTTCTGATTGTGTCTTCCGTATCGTTCTTGATGGTTACAACGCCCCTGTAACTGCCGGGAACTTTGTAGATTTGGTGGAACGACACTTCTATGACGGCATGGAAATCCAACGAG CGGATGGTTTTGTTGTACAAACTGGTGACCCTGAAGGACCTGCAGAGGGTTTCATAGATCCAAGTACAGAGAAAACCAGGGCAATACCATTAGAAATCACGGTCGAGGGAGAGAAATTACCTTTTTATGGAGAAACCTTGGAA GAGCTCGGGCTATACAAGGCACAAACAAAGCTTCCGTTCAATGCGTTCGGAACAATGGCTATGGCGAGAGAT GAATTTGAGGACAATTCTGCTTCCAGCCAAGTGTTCTGGCTGCTCAAGGAAAGTGAGCTAACTCCAAGCAATTCCAACATATTGGATGGTAGGTACTCGGTGTTTGGATATGTCACACAGAACGAAGACTTCTTGGCAGATTTGAAAGTTGGTGACGTTATAGAATCGATCCAAGTGGTGTCTGGCCTGGAAAATCTTGCCAATCCGAGCTACAAGATTGCTGGCTAG
- the LOC103404342 gene encoding photosystem I assembly factor PSA3, chloroplastic, translating to MVVVSSTSPSLKSNFTPQLSTAANHHLSNPYRHPISPSLLYLGQIYGDPTRHKNSKAPSSSGFFSVKAYVDNPNSISSFASKVIGSLPVVGLIARILSDEGGLGGDTVDFAEFRRRVGKKCTTDDSRAFYEFQDRRGRAGDPLYVLMCCWVAAIGAGLLKSEEILEGAARLRVSNDIEFEEQNFISLINEAKERRAKLKAPTPVIPMEIRVEKALEGIYLCCFGKDPIEEEDERLLNVMLRAVYPSVERSELQRIIKEKAQKVSDGSTDGSVREPKPLSKEAVQMQMKDLQFLQQNRDRDT from the exons ATGGTGGTTGTATCTTCCACTTCCCCTTCTCTCAAATCCAATTTCACTCCCCAACTCTCCACCGCCGCAAACCACCACCTCAGCAACCCTTACCGCCACCCCATTTCGCCGTCTCTGCTATACCTAGGCCAAATCTATGGCGACCCCACGAGACACAAGAATTCCAAAGCCCCTAGCTCAAGTGGATTTTTCTCTGTTAAAGCTTATGTGGACAACCCAAATTCCATCTCCAGCTTCGCCAGCAAGGTCATCGGCTCACTCCCGGTTGTCGGTTTGATAGCGAGGATTCTCAGCGACGAAGGAGGCCTCGGCGGAGACACCGTTGATTTCGCAGAGTTTCGGAGGCGGGTGGGGAAGAAGTGCACTACTGATGATTCTAGAGCTTTTTATGAGTTCCAAGATCGACGAGGCCGG GCAGGGGATCCTCTTTATGTTCTAATGTGCTGTTGGGTAGCAGCCATTGGTGCCGGACTTCTGAAATCCGAAGAGATTTTAGAAGGGGCGGCGAGGCTGCGTGTTTCAAATGATATCGAATTCGAAGAACAGAATTTCATTTCCTTGATCAACGAGGCAAAAGAG aGACGGGCGAAACTAAAGGCTCCTACACCGGTTATCCCTATGGAGATTCGGGTTGAGAAAGCTCTTGAAGGGATTTACCTCTGTTGCTTCGGGAAGGATCCtatcgaagaagaagatgagagacTTCTGAATGTAATGCTTAGGGCTGTTTATCCATCCGTTGAGCGGTCTGAGCTACAACGGATTATTAAGGAAAAGGCACAGAAAGTATCCGATGGAAGTACTGATGGCAGCGTTCGAGAGCCAAAGCCCCTATCGAAAGAAGCAGTTCAAATGCAGATGAAGGACCTCCAATTCCTTCAACAAAATAGAGATAGAGACACTTGA